Proteins from a genomic interval of Maniola jurtina chromosome 8, ilManJurt1.1, whole genome shotgun sequence:
- the LOC123867748 gene encoding protein spaetzle-like, with protein sequence MSGKYNHFILYNIQFILIVIVIKAQFSRVQAIRLPMFSENEPVVLLSWEDYNSPVAAPAIPDACNKSIICDNVKNYPTKLVEIIMDKLRLKNVTSFTNDQLYENEYSNHLGEVEHLCETQRERIIFPLAVKDRFRKWQFVLNMQGHRFQSFRVHECLDIPQASCSKAAYIKNTDFSLACEQQFTKREMVYLNLDSKKVQTGYFSVPSCCKCHLEPRDSFETNGV encoded by the exons ATGTCGGGaaaatataatcattttattctatataatattcagtttattttaattgttataGTG aTTAAAGCCCAATTTTCACGAGTACAAGCGATAAGGCTGCCGATGTTTTCGGAAAATG AGCCCGTTGTCCTTTTGTCCTGGGAAGACTATAATTCTCCAGTAGCGGCCCCGGCGATACCTGATGCTTGCAATAAATCTATCATATGTGATAACGTGAAAAACTATCCAACGAAACTCGTGGAGATCATAATGGATAAG CTCCGTTTGAAAAACGTCACAAGTTTCACCAATGATCAATTGTATGAGAACGAATATTCTAATCATCTCGGAGAGGTTGAACATTTGTGCGAGACTCAGAGAGAAAGG ATTATATTCCCACTAGCTGTAAAAGACCGCTTCAGAAAATGGCAGTTCGTTTTGAATATGCAGGGACACCGATTCCAAAGCTTTCGAGTCCATGAGTGtct GGACATTCCACAAGCGTCTTGTTCCAAAGCTGCCTACATTAAAAACACCGACTTCAGTTTAGCATGTGAGCAACAATTTACAAAAAGAGAAATGGTATATCTAAATCTAGACAGCAAAAAGGTTCAAACAGGGTACTTTTCTGTGCCCAGCTGTTGTAAATGCCATCTAGAACCCAGGGACAGTTTTGAAACGAACGGTGTATGA